One window of Triticum dicoccoides isolate Atlit2015 ecotype Zavitan chromosome 5A, WEW_v2.0, whole genome shotgun sequence genomic DNA carries:
- the LOC119303517 gene encoding protein ACCELERATED CELL DEATH 6-like isoform X2, translating to MDRRHHSIQLSAGPGDDGLMSSELYLAVCGGKKEEAMALLLQLNSGIHQVSAERNNVFHLAADQGHDELIRKLYASFGDKSLLSSPNSALDTPLHCAARAGHEMAVSLLVQLAMDTGDQSILCCKNEAGDTALHLAARLGHGTAVEAMVSTAPGLASEVNNAGLSPLYLAVMSKSAPTVRAITTRCSDASAAGPSSQNALHAAVFQGSEMVSLLLDWKPSGPSLASKADGTGSTPLHFASSDGDCSVVCAILRVAPHAVRMRDSAGLSALHVAAGMGHAHVAEALMKACPDAAELLDDRGGTFLHAAARGGHTRVVSLAMKKPTLRSLLNTHDEDGNTPLHLAVAACAPSAVEALMWRGELCADVMNNEGQTPLDLAARSTSFFSMLALVVTLATFGAQSRPQRRDHVEQWRGRDIAQGIEKMSDSLAVVGVLIATVTFTAANNVPGSYEQADDTAPDKRVFKGMAVLQEKILFQFFLILDSFALVTSVLAVVLLVFGKASRSAGSWKSFAAALHCIWVSLVSMFIAFYAALAAVTSTEALYRIIYHVIYIGFALLYGTVVTLIVPVSACTLWKALWCTVVKGRHNVLGRRLKQQYPVARAYAPHLILFMATNYVAIAGFVAVSILSEQAAREARHPGAPAPAPSSALLS from the exons ATGGATCGCCGTCATCACTCCATCCAGCTCAGTGCGGGTCCTGGCGATGACGGCCTGATGAGCTCCGAGCTGTACCTTGCCGTGTGCGGAGGCAAAaaggaggaagccatggcgctgcttCTGCAACTAAACTCTG GTATACACCAGGTCAGCGCAGAGAGGAACAATGTTTTTCATTTAGCCGCAGATCAAGGGCACGACGAGCTGATCCGGAAGCTCTACGCCAGCTTCGGGGACAAGAGCTTACTCTCTTCCCCCAACTCGGCTCTGGACACGCCGCTGCACTGTGCGGCGAGGGCTGGCCATGAGATGGCTGTGTCTCTCCTCGTCCAGCTCGCTATGGACACTGGAGACCAGAGCATCTTGTGCTGCAAGAACGAGGCTGGGGACACGGCCCTGCATCTAGCGGCAAGGCTCGGCCATGGCACGGCAGTTGAGGCTATGGTCTCCACAGCGCCAGGGCTGGCCTCTGAGGTTAACAACGCCGGCTTGTCGCCGCTGTACTTGGCAGTGATGAGCAAGTCGGCACCCACCGTCAGGGCAATAACGACCAGATGCAGCGACGCGTCGGCTGCTGGCCCGAGCTCGCAGAATGCTCTGCACGCTGCAGTCTTCCAGGGCTCAG AAATGGTCAGCCTACTACTGGATTGGAAGCCATCTGGCCCATCCCTGGCAAGCAAAGCTGATGGCACTGGCAGCACTCCGCTCCATTTCGCTTCGTCTGACGGTGACTGCTCCGTCGTATGTGCCATCCTGCGGGTCGCGCCGCACGCTGTGCGCATGCGGGACTCAGCCGGCCTCTCCGCTCTCCACGTGGCGGCGGGAATGGGCCATGCCCATGTGGCTGAGGCACTGATGAAGGCCTGCCCCGATGCCGCCGAGCTCCTGGACGACCGCGGCGGGACCTTCTTGCACGCCGCTGCCAGGGGAGGCCACACCAGGGTCGTGTCGCTTGCCATGAAGAAGCCGACGCTCCGCAGCCTCCTCAACACGCATGATGAGGATGGCAATACGCCGCTCCACCTCGCGGTGGCCGCATGCGCGCCCAGCGCCGTGGAGGCCTTGATGTGGCGTGGTGAATTGTGTGCCGACGTCATGAACAACGAAGGCCAGACGCCGTTGGATCTCGCAGCTAGATCGACCAGTTTCTTCTCCATG TTGGCCTTGGTGGTGACGCTGGCCACGTTCGGAGCACAATCTCGCCCTCAGAGGCGGGACCATGTAGAGCAATGGAGGGGCCGCGACATAGCACAAGGGATTGAGAAGATGTCCGACAGCCTCGCAGTGGTCGGTGTGCTCATCGCCACTGTGACCTTCACCGCCGCCAACAACGTGCCAGGTTCCTATGAGCAAGCTGATGACACGGCACCCGACAAGAGGGTCTTCAAGGGCATGGCGGTGCTACAGGAGAAGATCCTCTTCCAATTCTTCCTGATCCTTGACAGCTTTGCCCTGGTCACCTCCGTGCTCGCGGTGGTCCTTCTCGTCTTCGGGAAGGCGTCGCGCTCTGCGGGGTCGTGGAAGAGCTTCGCGGCGGCGCTGCACTGCATATGGGTGTCGCTGGTCAGCATGTTCATTGCCTTCTACGCAGCTCTCGCTGCAGTGACAAGCACGGAGGCGCTCTACCGCATCATCTACCACGTCATATACATCGGCTTCGCCCTACTATACGGCACGGTCGTAACTTTGATCGTGCCGGTGTCGGCCTGCACACTTTGGAAGGCTCTCTGGTGCACCGTCGTGAAAGGAAGGCACAACGTCCTCGGGAGGCGTCTCAAGCAGCAGTATCCAGTCGCCCGCGCTTACGCACCCCACCTGATTCTTTTCATGGCAACAAATTACGTAGCGATTGCCGGTTTCGTCGCAGTCTCTATCTTGAGTGAACAAGCCGCCAGAGAGGCGAGGCATCCTGGGGCACCTGCGCCGGCGCCTTCCTCTGCTCTCCTCTCCTAG
- the LOC119303516 gene encoding leucine-rich repeat extensin-like protein 6, translated as MAMMGSTAAVLLALVVVASPLLLAASQPVGAPPAAPATNNSRLEKAYVALQALKKAITDDPKNLTKNWCGPDVCSYYGVYCATAPDDPCARTVASVDLNHGDLAGTLPEELGLLSDLAVFHLNSNRFCGALPDALRSLHLLHEIDVSNNQLTGNFPSQFLCLPNVQYVDIRFNNFCGEVPAAIFEKKIDALFINNNNFEFTLPANFSSSTASVIVLANLPRVGGCLPSSIGDMAGTLNELILLNSGISSCIPPEIGKLDKLTVLDLSSNGIVGKLPDTIGNMHALEQLNVANNMLAGEIPESICALPNLKNFTYSHNFFCGEPHRCLEVPHIDDRQNCIAGRPDQRPGEQCIEFLHRPPAQCAAHGQSSPPPMYAPPPPMY; from the exons ATGGCGATgatggggtcgacggcggcggtgctCCTGGCGCTGGTGGTCGTGGCGTcgccgctgctgctggcggcgtcgCAGCCGGTGGGAGCGCCGCCCGCGGCGCCGGCGACCAACAACTCGCGGCTGGAGAAGGCGTACGTGGCGCTGCAGGCGCTGAAGAAGGCCATCACGGACGACCCCAAGAACCTGACCAAGAACTGGTGCGGCCCCGACGTGTGCAGCTACTACGGCGTCTACTGCGCGACGGCGCCCGACGATCCCTGCGCGCGCACCGTGGCCTCCGTGGACCTCAATCACGGCGACCTGGCCGGCACGCTGCCGGAGGAGCTGGGCCTGCTCTCCGACCTCGCCGTCTTCCACCTCAACTCCAACCGCTTCTGCGGCGCGCTGCCCGACGCCCTCCGCTCCCTCCACCTCCTCCACGAGATCGACGTCAGCAACAACCAGCTCACCGGCAACTTCCCCTCCCAGTTCCTCTGCCTCCCCAACGTCCAGTACGTCGACATCAG GTTTAACAACTTCTGCGGCGAGGTGCCGGCGGCCATCTTCGAGAAGAAGATCGATGCGCTCTTCATCAACAACAACAACTTCGAGTTCACGCTGCCGGCCAACTTCAGCAGCTCCACGGCGTCGGTGATCGTGCTGGCCAACCTGCCGCGGGTCGGGGGGTGCCTGCCCAGCAGCATCGGCGACATGGCCGGGACGCTCAACGAGCTGATCCTCCTCAACAGCGGCATCTCCTCCTGCATCCCGCCGGAGATCGGCAAGCTGGACAAGCTCACCGTGCTCGACCTCAGCTCCAACGGCATCGTCGGCAAGCTGCCCGACACCATCGGCAATATGCATGCCCTCGAGCAGCTCAACGTCGCGAACAACATGCTTGCCGGCGAGATCCCCGAGAGCATCTGCGCGCTGCCAAACCTCAAGAACTTCACCTACTCCCACAACTTCTTCTGCGGCGAGCCGCACCGGTGCCTGGAGGTGCCCCACATCGACGACCGGCAGAACTGCATCGCAGGTCGCCCCGACCAGCGGCCCGGCGAGCAGTGCATCGAGTTCCTCCACCGGCCGCCGGCCCAGTGTGCCGCGCACGGGCAATCGTCGCCACCGCCGATGTATGCGCCTCCACCGCCGATGTACTGA
- the LOC119303515 gene encoding pentatricopeptide repeat-containing protein At2g02980, chloroplastic-like, translating into MSSSPLTATPTPLLPAKSKSPPSHHPLLPHLPHCTSLRALAQLHAAAVKSGLGAHPALVTRLLTLCTEQGAAPAHLEYARQVFDRIPSPGDVVWYNTLLRGYARSADGAAEEAARVFVRMLEEGVAPDTYTFVSLLKACAAARAGEEGRQAHGVAVKTGAADHEYVLPTLINMYAECGDARSAHVMFGRVPDGDCVVSYNAMITAAVRSSRPGEALVLFREMQAKGLKPTSITVTSVLSACALLGALELGRWIHDYVRKAGLDSLVKVNTALIDMYGKCGSLEDAIDVFQGMESRDRQAWSVMIVAYANHSYGREAISLFEEMKKQGIKPDAVTFLGVLYACSHSGMVSEGLQYFDSMREYGIVPGIKHYGCVTDLLARSGQLEKAYQFIDELPIKPTAILWRTLLSACGSHGAVDLGKRVFERILKLDDTHGGDYVIFSNLCANTGEWEEMNRVRKLMNEKGAVKVPGCSSIEIDNRVHEFFAGDGRHPQSQDACRMVDEVIEQLKLVGYVPNTSQVFHVQMGEEEKATSLRYHSEKLAISFGLLNTSPGTTLRVVKNLRVCPDCHSMAKLVSMLFNRRIILRDLNRFHHFEDGVCSCGDYW; encoded by the coding sequence ATGTCGTCCTCGCCTCTAACCGCCACGCCCACCCCTCTCCTTCCCGCCAAATCCAAGAGCCCGCCGTCGCACCATCCGCTCCTCCCCCACCTCCCGCACTGCACGAGCCTCCGGGCGCTCGCCCAGCTCCACGCCGCCGCCGTCAAGTCCGGCCTCGGCGCGCACCCGGCCCTCGTCACCAGGCTCCTCACGCTCTGCACCGAGCAGGGCGCGGCCCCGGCGCACCTCGAGTACGcacgccaggtgttcgacagaatcccCAGCCCCGGGGACGTCGTCTGGTACAACACGCTGCTGCGTGGGTACGCGCGCTCGGCCGACGGCGCCGCCGAGGAGGCGGCGCGGGTGTTCGTGCGGATGCTGGAGGAGGGCGTGGCGCCGGACACGTACACGTTCGTGTCGCTGCTCAAGGCGTGCGCGGCCGCGCGGGCCGGGGAGGAGGGCCGGCAGGCGCACGGCGTGGCCGTCAAGACCGGCGCCGCGGACCACGAGTACGTCCTGCCCACGCTGATCAACATGTACGCCGAGTGCGGGGACGCGCGGTCCGCCCACGTGatgttcggcagggtgccggacggGGACTGTGTGGTCTCGTACAACGCGATGATCACCGCCGCCGTCAGGAGCAGCCGGCCCGGGGAGGCGCTGGTGCTGTTCCGGGAGATGCAGGCCAAGGGGCTCAAGCCGACGTCCATCACGGTGACCAGTGTGCTCTCGGCGTGCGCGCTGCTGGGAGCACTGGAGCTGGGGAGGTGGATCCACGACTATGTCAGGAAGGCAGGGCTTGACTCTCTTGTGAAGGTCAACACTGCGCTGATCGACATGTATGGGAAGTGCGGGAGCTTGGAGGATGCCATTGATGTGTTCCAGGGGATGGAATCAAGGGATAGGCAAGCTTGGTCCGTGATGATCGTGGCGTATGCTAACCACAGCTACGGCAGGGAGGCCATTTCACTGTTCGAAGAGATGAAGAAGCAAGGGATAAAGCCTGATGCGGTCACATTCCTAGGCGTGCTCTATGCCTGTAGCCATTCTGGCATGGTGAGCGAAGGGCTACAATACTTCGACAGCATGAGAGAGTATGGTATAGTTCCTGGGATAAAGCACTATGGTTGCGTGACTGATTTGCTAGCCCGATCAGGTCAGCTTGAAAAGGCTTACCAGTTCATTGATGAACTGCCGATAAAGCCCACCGCCATCTTATGGAGGACGTTGCTTTCTGCCTGTGGAAGCCATGGAGCTGTTGATCTTGGAAAACGTGTCTTTGAGAGGATTCTCAAGCTGGATGATACTCATGGTGGTGACTATGTAATATTCTCGAATTTGTGCGCCAACACTGGGGAATGGGAAGAGATGAACAGGGTAAGGAAGCTGATGAATGAAAAGGGGGCGGTAAAGGTGCCTGGCTGTAGCTCAATTGAGATAGATAACAGGGTTCATGAGTTCTTCGCAGGAGATGGAAGACACCCACAATCACAAGATGCATGCCGAATGGTTGATGAAGTGATTGAGCAGCTCAAACTTGTTGGTTATGTCCCTAATACGTCTCAGGTCTTCCATGTTCAAATGGGTGAGGAGGAGAAGGCCACAAGCCTAAGATACCATAGTGAGAAGCTGGCGATTTCTTTCGGGCTTTTAAACACATCTCCAGGAACTACTCTCCGTGTTGTCAAGAACCTTCGTGTATGTCCAGATTGTCATTCGATGGCAAAGCTTGTCTCTATGCTCTTTAATAGGCGGATCATACTCAGAGATCTAAATCGTTTCCACCACTTTGAGGATGGGGTCTGCTCTTGTGGAGACTACTGGTAG
- the LOC119303517 gene encoding pentatricopeptide repeat-containing protein At3g22470, mitochondrial-like isoform X1, producing MALKAASCIRFSRLRLLSSRLTYCSCSDVPASRASGGTAGSTEFESAIRLLKNNNLRPEILTRVLDSTSDLNLALRIFKWASSQRIFAHTADTYACMISKLGVVGNCDEMDSLLKEMIKLNAPILDKILNDLVQFLSNKNRYDEALLVIQNACSGKLKISVSSCNAVLCGLVKEGRGLRPFIRAYMEIVKAGVLPDVETLNWLIEVLCEAGKLDLALIQFDRMSKKRCTPNSRTFKILITALCSHGRADESIELFEKMMQLRCIPDSCFYVQVLPLFCKFNKPKEASKLHQMLKQDSLQLDLHLYSALIKCLCENQLLDDAVTAFKEMTASGHAPMTNTYVNVVDCYCTLSQFHKAVSFLEVNDVAETEPYNVLLRELCKTGTLRDLVSYLEKFRARGLVDCRSWNIVITQFCKQGNIRGASELIGRMTVSSFTADESTYSSVVSCYCQLGLYRTALDMFRRASVSNLVLNSDSFSQLVEGLCHMERIKEAVEVFKYHCKRGCSLTNEALDILIQVSCMAGMIRDAIRMRSLAVCTGTSCAFSTYNTIIHALLHLKKEKDLLLLLAQMLMEGCLLDSYTYNVLVRCFLTKETILEAALLFNKMVNDGFVPDQETFELLVPDMAVFSLLSRVSESLLKVASIDGMASPRIYNIIIYGLIKEGFKSEACKFLDQMLDKGWVPDSKTHRVLVGTVDGDEPREVDNSFQTADDDTVSNILLEGLE from the coding sequence ATGGCTCTTAAGGCTGCATCTTGCATACGGTTTTCAAGACTGCGCCTGCTGTCGAGCAGGCTAACATACTGTTCTTGCTCGGATGTGCCTGCTTCTCGTGCTTCTGGGGGTACAGCGGGGTCCACTGAGTTCGAATCTGCAATCCGGTTGCTCAAGAACAACAATCTCCGGCCAGAGATACTGACCCGTGTTCTTGATTCTACTTCAGATTTGAACTTGGCCCTTCGGATATTTAAATGGGCATCAAGTCAGAGGATATTCGCTCATACGGCTGACACATATGCCTGCATGATCTCCAAGCTCGGTGTTGTTGGGAACTGTGATGAGATGGACAGCCTCCTAAAGGAGATGATTAAATTGAATGCCCCTATATTGGACAAAATCTTGAACGATTTAGTTCAGTTCCTGAGCAATAAGAACCGTTACGATGAAGCCTTGCTGGTGATTCAAAATGCTTGCTCTGGGAAGCTCAAGATCTCAGTGTCATCTTGCAATGCTGTGCTGTGTGGTTTAGTCAAGGAAGGGAGGGGTTTGCGACCATTCATTCGGGCATACATGGAGATTGTGAAGGCTGGGGTCCTTCCTGATGTGGAAACCTTGAATTGGTTAATTGAGGTGTTGTGTGAAGCTGGTAAATTAGACCTGGCATTGATTCAGTTTGACAGGATGAGCAAGAAAAGGTGTACCCCTAATAGCCGTACTTTCAAGATACTCATAACAGCACTTTGTTCTCACGGCAGAGCAGATGAATCGATAGAACTCTTTGAGAAGATGATGCAGCTGAGATGCATCCCTGATAGCTGCTTTTATGTTCAAGTGCTGCCCCTATTTTGTAAGTTCAATAAACCCAAGGAGGCAAGTAAATTGCATCAAATGCTGAAACAAGATAGCCTTCAGTTGGACCTACATTTGTATAGTGCCTTGATTAAATGTTTGTGTGAGAACCAACTATTGGATGATGCTGTCACAGCATTTAAAGAAATGACAGCGTCAGGTCATGCACCGATGACAAATACGTATGTGAATGTTGTAGATTGCTACTGTACATTATCCCAGTTCCACAAAGCTGTGAGTTTTCTTGAGGTAAATGATGTCGCAGAAACAGAACCGTATAATGTACTGTTGAGAGAGTTATGTAAAACAGGCACCTTGCGAGATTTAGTTAGCTATCTTGAGAAATTTCGCGCAAGGGGGCTGGTTGATTGTCGCTCATGGAACATAGTTATCACCCAGTTCTGCAAACAAGGGAACATTAGAGGAGCATCTGAGCTTATTGGTAGAATGACAGTTTCTTCTTTTACAGCTGATGAGAGTACTTATTCTTCTGTTGTATCTTGTTACTGTCAGTTAGGTTTGTACAGGACTGCCCTAGATATGTTCAGAAGAGCCAGTGTTAGCAATTTGGTACTGAATTCAGATTCTTTCTCGCAACTGGTAGAAGGTCTGTGCCACATGGAGCGGATCAAAGAAGCTGTTGAAGTTTTTAAATATCACTGCAAAAGAGGTTGCAGCCTTACCAATGAAGCGCTTGATATACTAATCCAAGTGAGTTGTATGGCTGGAATGATACGTGACGCAATCAGAATGCGTTCACTAGCTGTTTGCACTGGCACTTCTTGTGCATTTTCAACTTATAACACAATTATCCATGCACTACTGCATTTGAAGAAGGAGAAGGATCTGTTGCTTCTCCTTGCACAGATGCTGATGGAAGGTTGTCTATTGGACAGCTACACATACAATGTTCTTGTGCGTTGTTTCCTTACCAAGGAGACAATTCTTGAGGCTGCTCTGTTGTTCAACAAAATGGTGAATGATGGCTTTGTTCCTGACCAAGAGACATTTGAACTATTAGTCCCTGATATGGCCGTGTTTTCGTTACTAAGCAGGGTTTCAGAAAGTTTACTGAAAGTGGCAAGTATAGATGGAATGGCAAGCCCTAGAATTTATAACATTATCATTTATGGCCTTATCAAAGAAGGCTTCAAAAGTGAGGCATGTAAGTTTTTGGATCAAATGCTAGACAAGGGATGGGTACCTGATTCCAAGACACATCGTGTGTTAGTTGGGACAGTTGATGGAGATGAGCCTAGAGAAGTTGACAATTCCTTCCAAACAGCTGATGATGACACTGTAAGCAATATACTGTTGGAGGGTCTAGAATGA